In Danio aesculapii chromosome 12, fDanAes4.1, whole genome shotgun sequence, the sequence ATAACTTTCAGCATCATTAATCAGTTTCTAAAACGATTTGCTGCTAAAGAACcatttagtattaataatattgtacaACATTAGCTTTTTCCAAAATGTATAATGATGAGTATGGCGTACATTTGAACTAGAAATCTTGCtcagactttacaataaggtttagttagttaatattagttaatgtatttactaacaacaACTAATTCTTAGTATAGTTTAACattaggcggcatggtggctgaattgttagctctgtcacctcacagcaagaaggtcactagtacgagtcctggctaggccagcaggcgtttttgtgtggagtttgcatgttctccccgtgttggtgtgggtttcctccgggtgctccggtctcccccacagtccaaacacatgcgctataggtgaattgaataaactaaattggccatagtgtgtgtgagagagagctgaaagggcatcctctgcgtaaaaacatatgctggataagttggcggttcattccgctgtggcgacccctgatgaattaagggactaagtcgaataAGTTCAATAGTTATATTCAACATTAActcatgcattattaaaatgctaattcatctGTTAACATTGGTTAATTCACTGTGAGTTAATATTAACTAACAATTAACAACTGCATTCATCAAtttaaaaaagatgaataaatacagttaggggtgggcgatatgacctaaaattaatatcacagtatttttcatcttttgaacggtgacggtatattatcatggtattactttaaatagcaaaataatatacatctcaaggaagaacggacaaaagaaagtctcacttctatcactctttaaaagtttcggtttgggtcattgtaaatgctcagtctcgttatgagctgatcttcatttctctgtgttggtggaataaagcaggcgagtcagccgcaccaatttataagcagacagagcaggattctcatgatgaccaccagcgcaggtccgctctttgttatgagctgtagtttcagtgtaaacttagtaaaggtgagtttctttggcgatgatgtgtacagtgttagattttatatttagcggacatttgcgctgaacacgcggtgaatgcaacgcatcgagattcgggcttcttctccgaaaacactcgattgatctcagctggcggatcaacatttacctcatgttatgatcgctgccatctgcgccattattattattattattattattattattattattattattataactttaggtgaggtttgcaaacctgtgcacttttcactcttcagccgtttgcatttcctgcagtaacaaaagctccctgttatctgacagcgggaagcgttgagtgactgacagctaatatgaaccaatacagcagcagcgtagagcgattcagcaagtttttagagaaaatctaatcagattgcactacaaccattatattcagacacacaaatgctcccaaatatattatgagggcgcatagattagatttcgggcgctcatgcgaccaaaatggttgcaatttcgagccctgtagtataaggacatgtattcagaccacaactgaacgtttgaagaaaattgaatgccttattatttagaattagctattattgatgtaaatgcagctgttcaaggcgcataattgatttattacggtattgacggtattagaaaatccatgtcgtggcgcaatgtcacaacggtgatgactatgacaccggtgtaccgcccacccctaaatacagtattaaatgtgcacattgtttgttcatgttatacatttactaatattaactaatacaaccttattgtaaagtgttatggAAATATAAATGTTACTTGTATAATGTAAACTCTACTCTATTATTCTAAAATACTAAAGcgtttatggatattttttggGCGCAAAATAAAATAGTCATATGAAAAACAGCAGCTCATTTCACCAAGCATCTCCAATTTGCATTTCACAAATAagctgaaatgtattttttggatgaactgcccctttaaaccGACCATCTGAAGCCGGGTAATGCCTGTAACCTTGGGTTGCTCATTGTAGACCATTGCTAAATATAATAATCAAGGACTCCTCTATGAACGATGCATCTGTGACACTACAGTAATATATGCAAAGAACAGACTTCAGGCACGAAAACCTCAGTTTGACATTCCTCCACACCCTTCAAAGTGCCAACAAATAGTGCTTCTCTTGGTTCGGAAACGTAAAATTCGCACTTATTGCCTCAATTGCGATGTGACGGTCCATCGTGCAGACACTTCCAGCGAATTCTCCGCCTTTTCTACGtcttatatacagtacatgagcCCTGTAACTAAACGTAATGCTGTGCTGTGATTGGTTACAGGGCGTCTAGTCTATTTCAGTTAATCACTCATCCAATTGTCTTTCTTCTTTGCTTAGTCTCATTTGCATAAGCCCTCCCCCTTCAGTGTGACATTGTGGGCGTGTCCCGACCCACCATCCGTGTGCTGTATCCATTGGCTGTCTCGTGTCCTTCACAGTCAGGCTTAACCGGAGGTTTGCGGGAGTGCGAGGAGCTGCCGGTGAACAGGCGCAGAGCTCCTCTGCAGATCAGAGAGAACCAGTAGAGCTGCGGGGCCATGAGGAGAGATGCGCCGAGGTTACACTGCCACGGCACCGAGAAAGGAACCCGGTAAAAGGGAATGGAGGCATATCTGGAAAATGCAGGAACGTGGAGAGAAAGTTACAATTATGCAAAGAGCTAAAGGAGTATTGATATACTGAAGGCGAGTTTTGGGCACTTTAAGGCTGAAGTGAGGAAAAGGAAGAAAGTAAAAGGAAACTATTTGGTATTGACTAGGCACTATTACTAAACCTACCCCTGAACCTAACCTTAAGCAATGCATCTTACATAAGGCACTAATTTCCTATGGTAAAtacatgtactgtaaataaatatagtgCAACTCTTAACTTAATGATACTTTAACATTTTGCTCTTCCACAGAAATTAGACACAAATTAGTTCAAATTTCAAGCAGTTAGGACTAGTTTATAAAATACATGTTTTCCATTAACTAACTTTTGGGATGCTGAAACCCTGAAATAATTGCTGCACCACTCTATTGCGgattttttagttatgatatttaGAGATGAAGTTTCAACCATTTTGAAAAGATTATATAAATGTGCAATTTATTCTGTAGGTACATGCTTGATTGTTTgtgtttgaggaaaaaaaatttcatttcatACTGTAGGCGCTGAatatacattcactggccactttattaggtacactttactagtatcaggatggaccctcttttgccttcagcactgccttaatccttcgtggcatagattcagttaggtactggaaaattcctcagagaatattttggttcatattgactggatagtatcacgcagttgctgctgatttgtcacatccatgatgcgaatctcatgttccaccacatcccaaatgtgctggATTGAGATCTTACTTGAGATATTAATGGGCGCAAAGTGTGGCaaggaaatatcccccacactattacaccaccaccaccagcctgaaccgttgatacaaggcaggatggatccatgctttcatgttgttgatgccaatttctgacccgaacatctgaatgtggcagcagaaattgagactcatcagaccaggcaacgtttctccaatcttctattgtccagttttggtgagcctgtgtgaactgtagcctcagttaactgttattagctgacaggagtggcacccggtgtggtcttctgctgctgtagcccatccgcctcaaggttggacgtgttgtgcgttcagagatgctcttctgcagacctcggttgtaacgagtggttatttgagttactgttgcctttctatcagctggaaccagtctggccattctcctctgacctctggcatcaacaaggcatttgtgcccacagaactgccgctcactggatattttctctttttcagaccattctctgtaaaccctagagatggttgtgcgtgaaaatcccagtacatcagcagtttctgaaatactcagaccagcccgtctggcaccaacaaccatgccacattcaaagtcacttaaatcccctttcttccccattctgatgcgctgtttgaactgcagcagatcctcttgaccatgtctacacacctaaatgcattgagttgctgccacgtgattggctgatcagaaatttgtgctaacaagcagttggacaggtgtacctaataaagtggccagtgagtgaatgTTTTAAATACTCATAGCGATCGTAAAAACAGAATTCTGTaatcaattataaataaataaagactttaaGCTGTTAAATTTCAGTGTAAACGTTCAATGATTCTATTTTTGTGTTGCACTGAACAAACTAACAACAGGTTTGGAAAGGgttattgacagaattttcatttttgtgcaaACTAGCTTTAAAAGAGACATACCTTCCATAAACGTAGTAGAGATAGGGGAAGAGAAGGACTCGACAGAGGAAGAAAGTGATCAGCATTACAGCTCCATTCACTTTGTGAAGAAGTGTGTGCTGTTGCTTGTACTTTAGAGTAAGAAAggaaaagacagagagagagagagagagagagagagaataagtcATTCAGCTTGATGAGAGAAGAGAATTTAGTGAGAAGAACAAcgagtgttttaaattatgtaatgCACTGCTTCAAACTGTTGAGAATTAAAAGGAGCATATTCTgcatttttatgaattatttcttTCCTCAAggggatggatggaacaatggatggaaagatagatagatagatagatagatagatagatagatagatagatagatagatagatagatagatagatagatagatagatagatagatagatagacagacagacagacagacagacagaacgatagaacgatagaacgatagatagatagatagatagatagatagatagatagatagatagacagacagacagacagacagacagacagacagacagacagacagacagacagacagacagacagactgattgattgattgattgaacgatagatagatagaacgatagatagaacgatagaacgatagaacgatagatagatagacaaatagacagatagatagatagaacgattgactgactgactgacagacagacagacagacagacagacagacagacagacagacagaacgatagatagatagatagatagatagatagatagatagatagatagatagatagatagatagatagatagatagatagatagatagatagaacgacagacagacagacagacagacagacagacagacagatagatagatagatagatagatagatagatagatagatagatagatagatagatagaacgacagacagacagacagacagacagaacgattgattgactgactgacagactgactgactgactgattgatagatagaacgatagatagaacgatagatagaacgatagacagatagatagacagacagacagacagacagacagacagacagacagacagacagacagatagatagatagatagatagaacgattgattgactgaatgattgattgattgatagaacGTTAGATAGAACgttagatagaacgatagatagatagatagatagaacgatagatagaacgatagatagaacgatagatagatagatagatagatagatagatagatagatagatagatagatagatagatagatagacagatatacagatagctagctagatagatagatagatagatagatagatagatagatagatagatagatagatagatagatagatagatagatagatagatagatagatagatagatagatagatagatagatagatagatagatagacttcaCCTTTAAGGAAATGTAACGTCAGATTTACAGCATGTAACTGATACACTGCTCTGCTGTTCGGTCAGCAGCAGTAAACACAGCTCTCTCACTGGCCCACTACCAAACTAAACTCTGCTCTTCCATACACTGAAGGAGTGCTGGGTGAAGCGGAGAGCAGGGTATTATATCAAGTGTTAAATCTGGTCTAAATTCAGGCTGCTATATTCAGAGGCAGCTGTGAATGACTACAGATGAGGCTCTGTGAGGGTGACTAGACAACTGCGATAAGGGAAGCACAACTTATTCtagcaaaccacacacacacactccttccTGACAGTTactgaaaatgaacatttaaatgaaatccTTTAAAGAAATAGTATCTCTGAATCCAATTTTGGGGAACAGATCATGAGTTgcactgctaaaaaaaaaacttacaaaattCTTCAGAACATCTTATTTTGAGCACGAAATACAATCGCAGTCATAAAATAAAgagtatttattacagaaattcaTATGCAGTatacttcctgacaaaagtcttgtcgcctatccaagttttaggaaaaacaaataataacttgacttctagttgatcatttggtatcagaatcagcttatatgaaaggcaaaggtctttagattacgcttattttaccaaaattaaatatgatcatgctttgattttgaattatttctttaggacagtaaggtttgactttgctgagacaaaagtcttgtacagtatagtatagaatataaagtcatgctgcagtggaaacagaatgaatattgtgtctgactccatcatgagcttggaggactgcatccatacatctctgcaatgactcaaatcacttattaataaagtcatctggaatggcaaagaaagcgttcttgcaggactcctagagttcatcaagatcctttggattcatcttcaatgccgcccttatcatcttaccccagacatgctcaataatgttcatgtctggtgactgggctggccaatcctggagcaccttgaccttctttgctttcaggaactttgatgtggaggctgaagtatgagaagaagcgctatcctgctgaagagtctgttgatgttgccatccatctgcagatctctcgcacacccccatactgaatgtaaccccaaaccatgatttttccttcaccaaacttgactgatttctatgagaatctagGGTCCATGagagttccagtaggtcttctgcagtatttgtgatgattgggatgcagctcaacagatgattcatcaggaaaatttaccttctgccacttttccaaatgatcaactagaagtcaagttattgtttgttgctcttacaactgagatcgaccacaagacttttgtcaggtagtgtacttaaATCATAATCTAAggtaaaaatatcataatatttaCAATTGAATTATGGATAATAACaatttttaaggttaaaaaaacattttatttaatttctattaaatataaagagtgtttttaattaaaatagtaCATTTAAATAGTGTTTAAATAGTCAACTTTATATGTAATTATTTCTACATTAATTCTAACATCTTTGAAATATggttgtagtttatttacacacatactgaCAAATATAAGTACAGTAAACTAAAACATGCTTGAACATCGCTGCTGTTGTCGTTGCTTGTGTGTCACATTATTAAACATACACAGCTGTGATATTACAGCTTGAGTTTAGTACATTTAACTTAATACAGCATAATAATATACACTTGCAATATTGAGAAAGCTACAGTTAAAATTACAATCTAATTCTTCTTTAAAGCACACAAAGgatgaaaatgatcatttaaaatgtacttcgtaagtaaaacatttaattttagattaatgCAAAGagctttaaaattattatttttaaaaaaacggtAATCAAAATGACTATTTTAATCATATtgtctgcattttaaaatacaattttaagatTTGCAGTACAGTACAATTGAGTGCACTTCTCTTACACAAGTGTATACCTATTTATTAAcaacatttacttgagtaaatgatcATAATTCgcattttttgagtgcactatCACTTTAAATGTACGTTTCCATTCCagtaatctgcatttatttgtaCTCTATCCGGTTCAGTTGTCTTTGTGAAACAGGCCAGACCTGCAAATGTGAAGTCAGCGCTTCTGTAAATACATTTCACCATGAATAATGTATTAAAGCGCAACATTACTGCAGTTGTGCTTAACGTTCTGCACACATTGTTAAGTAGAAAGCAGAATGATGAATCAGGGTAAAATACGGGAGTGTGGACAATGAGGCACTCATCTGATCAATAATGAATATACCTGGATGAGGATCTTGCCCAGACAGACGGACGGTGTGCTGAGTTCAGCCAGGAACATGACACCCTGGATATAATCGCCCTTCCCCTGCCTCCAGAACTGCAAGATAATAAGCAAATCTGATCAGTCTGATACCATTTCAGGACACACTTTGATGATGGATTGACAAAGCCTTGCTTGTTAGTGAAAATAAGTAGAAGGGaatgtaaaaatgtcaaaaaatctccgggtctggtgggagcactttagcttagcttagcatagatcattgaatcagattagaccattagcatcttgcttaaaaaaATGACAGTTTCAGGAAAAGCTTTGATGATGTATTGACAAAGCCTTGCCCAAAAGTGAAAATAAGGAAAGTTAGAAGTAAAAATGTTCGAAATCTCAGaatcttttagcttagcttagcatagatcattgaatcagattagaccattagcctctCGCTCAAAAATTATCGTTTTATGACATTCTTTGATGATGGATTGACAAACCCTTGCTGGAAAGTGAAAAAAAGGATAATAAAGTTAGAAGGGAAAGTAAAAATGTTCAGAATCtacgggtctggcgggagcacttttagcttagcttagcatctatcattgaattagattagaccactagcatcttgctcaaaaattacAGTTTTGATGATGTATTAACAAAGCCTTGCCCAAAAGAGAAAATAAGGAAAGTTAGAAGTAAAAATGATCAAAATCTCAGaatcttttagcttagcttagcatagatcattgaatcggattagaccattagcatcttgcttaaaaaaATGAGTTTCAGGAAAAGCTTTGATGATGTATTGACAAAGCCTTGCCCAAAAGTGAAAATAAGGAAAGTTAGAAGGGAAAGTAAAAATGTTCAAAATCTCAGaatcttttagcttagcttagcatagatcattgaatcattttAGACTATTAGCCTCTCGCTCAAAAATGATCGTTTTATGACAAACTTTGATGATGGATTGACAAACCCTTGctggaaagtgaaaaaaaaaggaaaataagttAGAAGGGAAAGTAAAAATGTTCAGAATCtacgggtctggtgggagcacttttagcttagcttagcatctatcattgaattagattagaccattagcatcttgctcaaaaatgacagtTTTGATGATGTATTGACAAAGCCTTGCCCAAAAGAGAAAATAAGGAAAATTAGAAGTAAAAATGTTCAAAATCTCAGaatcttttagcttagcttagcatagttcattgaatcggattagaccattagcatcttgcttaaaaaaaatgacagtttCAGGAAAAGCTTTGATGATGTATTGACAAAGCCTTGCCCAAAAGTGAAAATAAGGAAAGTTAGAAGGGAAAGTAAATATGTTCAAAATCTCAGaatcttttagcttagcttagcatagatcaataaatcagattagaccattagcatcttgctcaaaaatggcAGTTTCAGGACAAACTTTGATGACGGATTGACAAACCCTTGCcggaaaatgaaaataaaggtaacaaattaaaatgacattgtaaaaagttttttttttaatccattcaggtGATCTCATGATCTGGcgaaagcacttttagcttagcttagcataggtcattgaattggtttaaaccattagcatctctctcaaaaatgaccaaagagtttcgtGAAAATAAGGGAAATAAGTTATAAAGAAATGTCAGATAAATTATGTTTACAGTttttaacaacatgctaacatgattatgaaaataatgttttagcaCACTGCTAACATGACTTAAAAGAAAATCGGCTCATTTTACAACACACctagaggtaaacagttgagttttactatttacacatccattcagccaatctttggGTTTGgcgggagcatttttagcttagcatagatcattgaatcagattagaccattagcatctcgctcaaaaaaaggCCAAAGAGTTTCGATAATTTTCCATCTGTAGTTGCATCATGTACTATGACAGACAGGAAAagaaatgttgctattttcaaggccaatatggctaggagctatactttcattctggcgtaataatcaagaaacttttcTGCTGTTAACTATTAGACGTAGACTAAATATTAGTAGTAAactaaataattatacatttcaaGGTGACTTTAAAGAAACAGTTCGCCTTCAAGtaaaaaataattgcagttaATTTACTTACCATCAGTCAATCCAACATTTAGGTGACTTCTCATTTTCTATTTTCTTCAGTAACATCATAGAAGATTTTAGCAGAATCTTAGGTTCTTGTTGATTCatttaatgcaagtcaatggttacccattttcaagattaaaaacaaacacacaaacaagtcCACATCCGTCCCGGTTGCTCCTGATTATGATCCTATGAAGtgaaacgatcactctgtgcaagaaactgaacattatttacaatattattagctttaatccac encodes:
- the tlcd3bb gene encoding ceramide synthase, translated to MLSIIAAGSVFFPGLFLLSKQMLRCIPGLQWNEGDATIVSARLVSSIQAIMASTAGYIISSSCQDIIEDQHWLTSSYILFAVPYFVYDIYAMFLCYWHKVQVKGHEVDNGSRSKATAVAGYLRREFLMVLHHVVMVTVCFPVSVFWRQGKGDYIQGVMFLAELSTPSVCLGKILIQYKQQHTLLHKVNGAVMLITFFLCRVLLFPYLYYVYGRYASIPFYRVPFSVPWQCNLGASLLMAPQLYWFSLICRGALRLFTGSSSHSRKPPVKPDCEGHETANGYSTRMVGRDTPTMSH